In Fusarium falciforme chromosome 9, complete sequence, the following are encoded in one genomic region:
- a CDS encoding Zn(2)-C6 fungal-type domain-containing protein, whose product MGVLPALDSRPHLVLPNTPPDLVSPDASSYSSNSSSSADRPWISPAPTSPSMNSYEKPLTNNMPADQKMDGEQNRPESASQTAPRQQLPSLSSLFGPPTAPGRAMHSPLSDRTSSFPATSPLDRPRVPSGDRQHPTSYFPPTLSPPISQPRSTYDSKFDADRQPLHALSRSYSGSGSPRFRDGEHPRPESRAEGLGKWSMQHETSRHEYSLGSRDGSFRSPQDQFRLHFPGPKDRVVPSYNDQRSPQGAPNPPPTPSTTATEGVPSKDGLGPKIWTGTHFLPRFVRAAEVPGEGMCYFYDDGSHCKTVIDGEAVNAHWGVTKAGKPRKRLAIACVTCREKKIKCDPDYPRCVQCEKFGRVCKFKNAPRGGHNTSPSTPPAELDDLRKLGGPSRQNESEESSPVSPRTTMRPPSPDVGSHKRLRVGYDSYVTTGEPVPSMAPVEPPRPQFPIHRLPVELPRISEEVLNRAWCTDPSLSDPQSIRTVISHFFVHLDSTMIVRFIPENVFKTWVVNPGHRKSPEDLMLLYSILAVGVALSNGPKPIAYEYASVAHYAQKLTTVSCLQLVQTRILLALYYLSISRVSEASEMISAAVATAACLQLNVELEESREAGLLTFPFGMSKAGYCEARRRTFWSLFMLERLDGHFPDRLAMINAEDIYTRLPADSHSFEREVEGFSPMFNPYVSNLASTHEREFGISAHLVEMVHTWSNDVCRIYRMARRTTLMESDLESSQRILKRIHDWRAALPSRLLFTASNLESAALAGELGQFLTMHLLYNHAMIKLSRHTVAAARSSPQTASLHVQTCYEHATQVLDMVKAVVRLHRGGQQVLSAPAPVMAMVVTEAVDVLTSSGRLSHLGDIIENVHMVQEVVQAMCSTWDDVRGAQEAIEGRLGMLHRIRDRGSQPASPIEGYRIVYSAEGREDDKSLRWQINNPMEKLYPKDMDTIYSSLV is encoded by the exons ATGGGTGTCCTACCTGCTCTAGATTCTCGTCCTCACTTGGTTCTCCCCAACACCCCGCCAGACTTGGTGAGTCCAGACGCCTCGTCTTACTCGTCCAACTCGTCATCATCTGCGGACCGACCCTGGATCTCGCCTGCGCCTACATCCCCTTCTATGAATAGCTATGAGAAGCCTTTGACAAACAATATGCCTGCGGATCagaagatggatggagagCAGAACCGGCCGGAGTCCGCCTCTCAAACAGCACCTCGACAACAACTTCCTTCATTAAGTAGCCTCTTCGGTCCGCCGACAGCTCCTGGTCGGGCGATGCACTCGCCTCTCTCGGACCGCACCAGCTCTTTCCCTGCCACTTCTCCCCTGGATCGTCCTCGAGTTCCCTCAGGCGACAGGCAGCATCCGACATCCTACTTCCCGCCGACCCTCTCTCCTCCTATATCACAACCTCGCAGCACCTACGACAGCAAATTCGATGCCGACCGCCAGCCACTTCATGCGCTTTCGCGATCATACTCCGGCTCAGGATCGCCTAGGTTTCGCGATGGCGAGCACCCTCGCCCAGAGTCGCGCGCTGAGGGGCTTGGAAAGTGGTCGATGCAGCACGAGACCAGCCGGCATGAGTATTCATTAGGATCCCGGGATGGTTCCTTTCGATCACCCCAGGACCAGTTCCGTCTCCACTTTCCAGGACCCAAGGACCGTGTTGTGCCGAGCTATAACGACCAAAGATCTCCCCAAGGGGCACCGAACCCCCCGCCAACACCGAGCACCACGGCGACCGAGGGTGTTCCCTCTAAGGATGGACTGGGACCCAAGATCTGGACTGGCACTCACTTCTTGCCTCGATTTGTACGAGCCGCGGAGGTACCTGGTGAGGGAATGTGTTACTTCTATGACGATGGCAGTCACTGCAAGACAGTGATCGATGGCGAAGCAGTCAACGCCCACTGGGGTGTAACCAAGGCCGGTAAGCCTCGGAAGCGACTGGCGATTGCTTGTGTGACATGCcgcgagaagaagatcaagtgTGACCCAGATTACCCCCGCTGTGTTCAGTGCGAGAAGTTTGGTCGGGTGTGCAAGTTTAAGAATGC ACCTCGGGGAGGCCACAATACATCTCCTTCAACCCCCCCTGCCGAGCTTGACGACCTTCGCAAGCTGGGCGGACCATCTAGACAGAACGAGAGCGAGGAAAGCTCCCCTGTGTCACCACGAACCACCATGCGGCCCCCGTCACCAGATGTTGGCTCCCACAAGCGTCTTCGGGTGGGATACGACAGCTATGTTACAACCGGCGAACCAGTTCCCTCGATGGCGCCTGTCGAGCCTCCGAGGCCTCAGTTTCCCATTCATCGACTTCCCGTCGAGCTGCCTAGGATCTCCGAAGAGGTTCTCAACCGAGCCTGGTGCACCGACCCTTCTCTCTCGGACCCCCAGTCCATCCGTACTGTGATTTCCCACTTTTTCGTTCACCTCGACAGCACCATGATCGTTCGATTCATCCCTGAGAACGTTTTCAAGACATGGGTTGTGAACCCGGGGCACCGCAAGTCTCCCGAGGACTTGATGCTCCTCTACAGCATTCTTGCAGTCGGAGTTGCTCTGTCTAATGGCCCGAAGCCTATCGCCTATGAGTACGCCTCGGTGGCTCACTATGCTCAAAAGTTGACCACGGTCAGCTGTCTCCAGCTTGTGCAGACTAGGATTCTGCTCGCACTTTACTACCTCTCCATCTCGCGCGTATCCGAGGCGAGCGAGATGATCTCGGCGGCTGTCGCGACAGCAGCCTGCCTCCAGCTCAACGTCGAGCTCGAAGAGTCAAGGGAGGCTGGACTCTTGACTTTCCCCTTTGGGATGAGCAAGGCGGGCTACTGCGAAGCCAGGAGAAGGACTTTTTGGTCTCTCTTCATGCTAGAACGACTTGATGGACATTTCCCTGACCGTCTGGCAATGATCAATGCCGAAGACATTTACACTCGCCTGCCTGCTGACTCGCATAGCTTTGAGCGAGAAGTGGAAGGCTTCTCGCCAATGTTTAACCCCTACGTCTCGAACCTCGCCAGCACCCATGAGCGGGAGTTTGGAATCTCGGCGCATCTTGTTGAGATGGTGCACACGTGGTCGAATGACGTGTGCCGAATTTATAGGATGGCACGACGAACTACGTTGATGGAATCGGATTTGGAGTCTTCGCAGAGGATTCTGAAGAGGATTCATGACTGGCGTGCTGCGCTTCCCTCTCGTCTGCTGTTTACGGCTTCAAACCTGGAATCAGCGGCACTGGCAGGAGAGCTTGGCCAATTCTTGACCATGCACCTCCTATACAACCACGCCATGATCAAGCTCAGCCGCCATACGGTAGCTGCAGCACGTTCGTCGCCACAGACAGCCTCCCTTCACGTGCAGACTTGCTACGAGCACGCGACGCAGGTATTGGACATGGTCAAGGCGGTTGTGCGACTCCACCGCGGGGGACAGCAAGTCCTCAGCGCACCGGCTCCagtcatggccatggtggtgaCGGAGGCAGTTGACGTGCTGACCTCAAGTGGTCGCCTATCTCACCTGGGTGACATTATTGAGAACGTCCACATGGTTCAGGAGGTTGTTCAAGCCATGTGCTCGACTTGGGACGACGTCAGGGGTGCACAGGAGGCGATCGAAGGACGACTTGGAATGCTGCACCGTATTCGAGACCGAGGCAGCCAACCCGCGAGCCCTATCGAAGGTTATCGCATCGTATACAGCGCTGAGGGACGCGAAGACGACAAGAGCCTGCGCTGGCAAATCAACAACCCGATGGAAAAGCTGTATCCCAAGGATATGGACACCATCTATTCGTCACTTGTATAA
- a CDS encoding CTP synthase: MKYVLVSGGVISGIGKASSSGLLLKTAGLKVTIDPYLNQDAGTLGPLEHGECFVLKDGGESDLDLGNYERYLGLNLTKESNITTGKIYKAILERERRGDYLGRTVQVVPHVVNEIMDWVERVAKIPVDESGEEPDVCIVELGGTVGDIESMPFVEALTQFRHKVGRGNFINIHVSYVPIIHGEEKTKPTQHAIKTMRSAGLIPDLIACRCERALHHATVDKIARSCQVENEQVITVRDIESIYQVPQLLEEQGLRDRLAEGLMLDELTLPEAVAKQGSDLWALWKKTVAIKPGLEPVDIALVGKYTALPDSYLSVLKALEHSAMRCNRKLNLVWIDADHLEDAMLEGDSPKYHKAWSQLTAAAGVLVPGGFGVRSSEGLIKTAQWAREHKVPFLGICLGMQLAVVEAARNLCGYKDATSEEFDAVDQHRVVIFMPESSKEVMGGTMRLGEKKTLFTPDSRWSKLRALYGDAETMSERHRHRYEVNPDYIDELEKAGLCFIGKDETGKRMEVVEIKDHPFFVGVQAHPEFTSRVVSPSLTYLGFVAASAGCLDEITKEQQSRQ, from the exons ATGAAGTACGTGCTGGTGAGCGGCGGTGTCATTAGTGGCATTGGAAAAG cctcctcctctggacTTCTACTCAAGACGGCGGGACTCAAAGTCACG ATTGACCCGTACCTGAACCAAG ACGCTGGAACCCTAGGACCACTTGAACATGGAGAGTGTTTCGTTCTCAAAG ATGGAGG AGAGTCTGATCTCGATCTGGGCAACTACGAGCGCTACCTCGGCCTCAACCTGACAAAAGAGAGCAACATCACCACCGGCAAGATCTACAA GGCTATTCTTGAGCGCGAGCGAAGAGGTGACTACCTAGGTCGAACCGTTCAGGTCGTCCCTCACGTTGTGAACGAAATCATGGACTGGGTTGAGCGCGTAGCAAAGATTCCGGTTGACGAGAGTGGTGAAGAGCCCGACGTCTGTATTG TTGAATTG GGCGGCACAGTTGGTGACATTGAGAGCATGCCCTTTGTCGAGGCCTTGACCCAGTTTCGACATAAAGTGGGAAGGGGCAACTTTATCAACATTCATGTGTCATATGTGCCCAT TATCCACGGAGAGGAAAAGACCAAGCCCACGCAGCACGCTATAAAGACGATGCGAAGCGCTGGCTTAATCCCGGACTTG ATCGCATGCCGCTGCGAGCGTGCCCTCCATCATGCCACAGTCGACAAGATTGCCCGAAGCTGCCAGGTCGAGAACGAGCAGGTCATCACGGTCCGGGATATCGAGTCCATCTACCAAGTCCctcagcttctcgaggaaCAGGGCCTGCGGGATCGTCTTGCTGAGGGATTGATGCTGGATGAGCTGACTCTCCCCGAAGCTGTGGCCAAGCAAGGATCGGACTTGTGGGCTTTGTGGAAGAAGACGGTGGCTATCAAGCCAGGTCTGGAGCCGGTTGACATTGCCTTGGTTGGCAAGTACACTGCATTGCCTGATA GCTACCTTTCTGTGCTCAAGGCCTTGGAGCATTCAGCTATGCGATGCAACCGGAAACTCAACCTCGTATGGATCGACGCAGACCATCTCGAAGATGCCATGTTGGAGGGCGACTCACCCAAATATCACAAGGCTTGGTCTCAGCTTACAGCTGCCGCTGGTG TCTTGGTCCCAGGAGGATTCGGAGTTCGATCCAGTGAAGGCCTCATCAAGACGGCACAATGGGCCCGCGAGCACAAGGTCCCATTCTTGGGCATCTGTCTAGGAATGCAGCTGGCGGTCGTGGAAGCGGCGAGAAACCTATGCGGATACAAGGATGCCACTTCGGAGGAGTTTGACGCAGTTGACCAGCACcgcgtcgtcatcttcatgcCCGAATCGTCCAAGGAAGTCATGGGCGGTACGATGCGGCtcggcgagaagaagacgctCTTTACTCCCGACAGTAGATGGAGCAAGCTCCGTGCCTTGTACGGTGATGCTGAGACGATGAGTGAGCGGCATAGGCATCGTTATGAGGTGAACCCGGATTATatcgatgagcttgagaaggcGGGACTTTGCTTCATTGGTAAGGATGAGACGGGGAAGCGGAtggaggttgttgagatCAAGGACCATCCCTTCTTTGTCGGCGTCCAGGCTCACCCGGAGTTTACGTCTCGAGTTGTCAGCCCTTCGTTGACATATCTTGGTTTCGTTGCTGCTAGTGCGGGGTGTCTTGACGAGATCaccaaggagcagcagagcCGGCAGTAG
- a CDS encoding Methylenetetrahydrofolate reductase, producing the protein MDRITDRIAALPADGSYFSLEFFPPKTAMGFSNLRDRLHRMERALRPLFVNVTWGAGGSTSQKSLELAELCQRELGLTTCLHLTCTNMSRKLIDKALEDAKALGIRNILALRGDPPRREEYRDPDDSEDDGGQDFNWAADLVKYIRKTHGDYFCIGVAAYPEGHAEESHPLGQSLEHDLPYLVQKVEAGADFIMTQLFFDIKAYEHFENTLRDHPSGAFKTLPIIPGLMPIQSYQMIKRTTKLSHAQIPDDILDRLNAVKGDDERVKMVGVDIVSELVEKVKDIKSKTPGPKGFHFYTLNLEKAVSFILERTNLIPEPPEDEEALVVDEAIPIPALLVNGSSNLRSGSHSRSRASRRHSSVGSDPHNRVIVGDRPATHPEWEATGQEAGVRAEAINTRANTLAISEGEGVLGREATWDDFPNGRFGDARSPAYGEIDGYGVSLHMSITQAVKLWGHPKTRQDINDLFVKHIQGQLSAIPWSEEELLAESSTIQPHLLRLNQKGWWTVASQPAVNGLRSSDGTFGWGPPNGFVFQKSFVEFFIPASEWSVLKEKLNSSELCDSVCFYAGNAKGDFVSSDNGGHVDGSSGTGPSTNAVTWGVFPGKEIITPTIIEEVSFRAWCEEAFGIWGEWAKVYGRGSDSEKLLSGIKDEYWLVNLIHHDFVEKDALWQVLSS; encoded by the coding sequence ATGGACAGGATCACGGACCGCATCGCCGCTCTGCCGGCTGATGGCAGCTACTTCTCTCTCGAGTTCTTCCCTCCCAAGACCGCCATGGGTTTCTCCAACCTTCGAGACCGTCTTCATCGTATGGAGCGAGCCCTGCGACCACTTTTCGTTAACGTAACTTGGGGCGCCGGCGGCAGCACCTCTCAGAAGTCGCTGGAGCTGGCTGAGTTATGTCAGAGGGAGCTCGGGCTTACAACATGTCTGCACTTGACATGCACCAATATGAGCAGGAAGCTCATCGACAAGGCGCTGGAGGATGCAAAGGCATTGGGAATCAGGAACATCTTGGCTCTACGGGGAGACCCTCCTCGAAGGGAAGAGTATCGCGATCCAGACGATTCGGAGGATGACGGTGGCCAGGACTTCAATTGGGCGGCAGACTTGGTCAAGTACATCCGCAAGACCCATGGCGATTACTTCTGTATCGGTGTTGCAGCATATCCCGAGGGACACGCAGAGGAGAGTCACCCCTTGGGTCAGAGCTTGGAGCATGATCTTCCTTACCTTGTCCAAAAGGTTGAAGCCGGCGCCGATTTTATCATGACCCAGCTTTTCTTCGATATCAAGGCCTACGAGCACTTCGAGAACACCCTCCGCGACCACCCCAGCGGTGCCTTCAAGACCTTGCCTATTATCCCTGGTCTCATGCCGATTCAGAGCTACCAGATGATCAAGCGCACAACGAAACTAAGCCACGCCCAAATTCCCGATGATATCCTTGACCGTCTTAATGCCGTCAAGGGAGATGATGAACGGGTCAAGATGGTTGGTGTGGACATTGTTAGTGAGCTCGtggagaaggtcaaggataTCAAGAGCAAGACGCCAGGTCCCAAGGGCTTCCACTTTTACACGCTCAATCTTGAAAAGGCCGTGTCCTTTATCCTCGAGCGAACAAATCTCATCCCTGAGCCTccggaggacgaggaagcgCTTGTGGTGGACGAAGCTATTCCCATCCCCGCCCTCCTGGTCAACGGCAGCTCCAACCTACGCTCTGGAAGCCACTCTCGTTCTCGGGCCTCGAGACGACACTCATCAGTCGGCTCAGATCCTCACAACCGAGTCATTGTGGGTGACCGACCGGCCACACACCCCGAGTGGGAGGCCACTGGACAAGAGGCCGGCGTGCGCGCCGAAGCCATCAACACCCGCGCCAAcaccttggccatctcggaGGGCGAAGGCGTTCTAGGCCGTGAGGCTACGTGGGATGACTTCCCCAACGGTCGTTTCGGTGACGCCCGTTCTCCAGCTTACGGTGAGATTGACGGTTACGGCGTAAGCCTCCACATGTCCATCACGCAGGCAGTCAAGCTCTGGGGCCACCCCAAGACACGGCAGGATATCAACGACCTCTTCGTCAAGCACATTCAGGGTCAGCTTTCAGCCATTCCCTGGAGCGAAGAGGAGCTGCTCGCAGAGAGTTCAACGATCCAGCCCCATCTCCTGCGGCTTAACCAAAAGGGCTGGTGGACTGTCGCCTCGCAGCCTGCCGTCAATGGCCTCCGGTCCAGCGATGGCACATTTGGCTGGGGCCCACCCAATGGCTTCGTGTTCCAGAAGTCATTTGTTGAGTTCTTCATCCCCGCTTCTGAATGGAGCgtgctcaaggagaagctcaactcATCAGAGCTATGCGACTCGGTTTGCTTCTACGCCGGCAACGCAAAGGGAGACTTTGTGTCGTCGGACAATGGCGGTCACGTGGACGGGTCCTCGGGGACGGGACCGAGCACCAACGCGGTGACCTGGGGCGTGTTCCCGGGCAAGGAGATCATCACGCCGACGATTATCGAGGAGGTGAGTTTCCGAGCTTGGTGCGAGGAGGCGTTTGGCATCTGGGGGGAGTGGGCCAAGGTGTACGGACGGGGATCGGACAGCGAGAAGCTCCTGAGCGGCATCAAGGACGAGTACTGGCTAGTTAACCTGATTCATCACGACTTTGTGGAGAAGGATGCTCTATGGCAGGTCCTTTCTAGTTGA
- a CDS encoding Leucine--tRNA ligase, with product MPLLHGRLMSCAAARRALPAISNSIRSATRPRLTTLQTTTLGTVSRRWYAVDLTTLDEKWRKRWEESKKAEDAAQVKDKHYVLPMFPYPSGTLHLGHLRVYTIADVVARFRTLKGDKVMLPMGWDAFGLPAENAALERGIAPGTWTTSNMAKMKEQLELMNGSWDWDRELATCDPKFYKHTQKLFLMLYERGLAYQAEAEVNWDPVDKTVLANEQVDANRCSWRSGAKVEKRQLKQWFFRISEFREALLEELDALAKENAWPERVLAQQKNWLGKSMGASVKFPVLAMGHDIHAAIEVFTTRPDTLFGVQYIALAASHPIVAQLSKADPELQAFLDTIPGLPPDSKVGYLLPHVRAINPLAYHEDTPDATKVSLPVYVAPYVLGDYGEGAVMGVPGHDLRDHAFWKEHHYDQPVRQVLCASEDETTTAMKNEPFVDHGIMTEHSGSFKGKHSVAAGEEIIKLLEGAELAKTVEKWRLRDWLISRQRYWGTPIPIVHCDSCGPVAVPDEQLPVELPEVDWASFRSGNPLEATPEFVNTTCPKCDGPARRDTDTMDTFVDSSWYYARFTDPHNEEQLLSPEAGKTLPVDTYIGGIEHAILHLLYARFIYKFLASTPLLPQYSDETSHTAEPFKRLITQGMVHGKTYIDPANGRFLKPDEVDLSDPTQPKVVSSGQLATISYEKMSKSKHNGVDPVGFISQYGADATRAHMLFQAPVGDILNWDEAKISGVTRWLQRLHDQIVSIAAEPVSDTMSQEYLTDKHGRLGSLSAKELAQWDAEAAIWREVQRTIASVTTSYEEVYSLNTIVSDLMILTNSLVENSTASPIIRREAAEAIISMMAPITPAFAEECWATLHPSATTSMFRSTTFPVPDSSLAELVRPRVQECAVQVNGKVRGVVKIPPPPVDLSGDALRDWMVKEILATDEGTARFSKGPYDLRSAKRAIPVRGGKTINFVLGK from the exons ATGCCGTTGCTGCACGGAAGGCTCATGAGCTGCGCTGCGGCTCGGCGCGCTTTGCCAGCTATATCGAACTCTATCCGGAGCGCCACCCGGCCGCGTTTAACGACACTTCAGACGACAACTCTTGGGACAGTCTCGCGACGATGGTACGCTGTCGATCTCACTACCTTGGACGAGAAGTGGCGAAAGAGATGGGAGGAATCCAAAAAGGCTGAGGATGCTGCTCAAGTCAAGGACAAGCACTATGTCTTGCCCATGTTCCCGTACCCCTCCGGAACACTCCACCTAGGTCACCTGCGCGTATACACCATTGCCGATGTCGTCGCTCGATTTCGAACGTTGAAGGGTGATAAGGTGATGCTACCAATGGGCTGGGATGCTTTCGGCCTGCCTGCTGAGAATGCCGCCCTCGAACGAGGCATTGCTCCGGGGACTTGGACAACAAGCAATATGGCTAAGATGAAGGAGCAATTGGAGCTCATGAATGGAAGCTGGGACTGGGATCGC GAGCTGGCAACTTGCGACCCCAAGTTCTACAAGCACACCCAGAAGCTCTTCCTAATGCTATACGAACGAGGACTTGCCTACCAGGCCGAAGCCGAGGTCAATTGGGACCCTGTCGATAAGACTGTGCTGGCGAATGAGCAGGTGGATGCCAATCGCTGCTCATGGAGATCTGGtgccaaggtcgagaagaGACAACTCAAGCAGTGGTTCTTCCGCATATCCGAGTTCCGTGAAGCTCTCCTCGAGGAGTTGGATGCCCTAGCCAAAGAAAACGCTTGGCCGGAACGAGTTCTGGCTCAGCAAAAGAACTGGTTGGGTAAATCGATGGGCGCTTCTGTCAAGTTCCCCGTGTTGGCCATGGGTCATGATATCCATGCTGCTATCGAAGTCTTTACGACTCGCCCCGATACTCTGTTTGGCGTGCAGTACATAGCTCTTGCAGCTAGCCACCCGATTGTAGCTCAGCTCTCGAAGGCAGACCCCGAGCTACAGGCCTTCCTCGACACTATACCTGGACTGCCCCCAGACTCCAAGGTCGGTTATCTGTTGCCTCATGTGCGGGCTATTAACCCGCTTGCCTACCATGAGGATACTCCGGATGCCACCAAAGTCTCGCTTCCAGTCTACGTGGCGCCCTATGTCTTGGGCGACTACGGCGAGGGTGCTGTTATGGGCGTCCCTGGCCATGACCTGCGAGATCATGCCTTCTGGAAAGAGCATCATTATGATCAGCCTGTCCGTCAAGTCCTCTGTGCCTCGGAGGATGAGACGACCACGGCCATGAAGAACGAGCCCTTTGTCGACCATGGAATCATGACAGAGCATAGCGGCTCTTTCAAGGGGAAGCATTCCGTTGCTGCTGGGGAGGAAATCATCAAGCTGCTCGAAGGAGCAGAGCTTGCAAAAACCGTTGAGAAATGGCGTCTGCGAGATTGGCTCATCAGTCGCCAGCGCTACTGGGGTACGCCAATCCCCATTGTTCACTGTGACTCGTGTGGCCCTGTGGCTGTTCCTGACGAGCAGCTTCCTGTGGAACTACCTGAAGTTGACTGGGCTTCGTTCCGCAGTGGAAATCCTTTGGAGGCTACTCCCGAGTTTGTCAACACGACCTGTCCCAAGTGTGACGGACCTGCTCGGAGAGACACAGACACCATGGACACGTTTGTCGACTCGAGCTGGTACTACGCCCGCTTCACAGACCCTCACAATGAAGAGCAGCTATTGTCTCCCGAAGCTGGCAAGACTCTTCCCGTTGATACATACATCGGCGGTATTGAGCATGCCATTCTTCATCTGTTGTACGCCCGCTTCATCTACAAGTTCCTCGCCTCTACGCCACTTCTCCCCCAGTACTCCGACGAGACGTCCCACACTGCCGAGCCATTCAAGCGTCTGATCACGCAAGGTATGGTCCACGGCAAGACTTATATCGATCCTGCAAATGGTCGCTTCCTCAAACCTGATGAGGTCGACCTATCAGACCCAACCCAGCCCAAGGTGGTCTCTTCTGGGCAGCTGGCCACCATATCGTATGAGAAGatgtccaagtccaagcacAACGGCGTGGACCCTGTTGGCTTTATCTCTCAATACGGCGCTGATGCTACCCGAGCACACATGCTTTTCCAGGCGCCAGTTGGGGACATCCTCAACTGGGATGAGGCCAAGATCTCGGGTGTCACTCGTTGGCTCCAGCGATTACACGATCAGATCGTGTCCATCGCTGCTGAGCCCGTCTCCGACACAATGTCTCAAGAATACTTGACCGACAAGCACGGACGTCTTGGATCGTTGTCTGCAAAGGAGCTTGCGCAATGGGATGCTGAGGCAGCCATCTGGCGTGAGGTGCAGCGCACCATTGCTTCGGTCACGACGTCATATGAGGAGGTTTACTCTCTCAACACTATCGTCTCGGATCTTATGATCCTCACCAACAGCCTTGTCGAGAATTCAACGGCCAGCCCAATTATCAGACGCGAGGCCGCCGAGGCAATCATCTCCATGATGGCGCCCATCACCCCGGCCTTTGCCGAAGAATGTTGGGCTACTCTTCATCCCTCCGCGACCACCTCCATGTTCCGCTCAACTACTTTCCCTGTACCAGACTCTTCTCTGGCTGAGCTCGTACGGCCACGGGTGCAGGAATGTGCTGTCCAGGTCAATGGCAAGGTGCGTGGAGTGGTAAAGATCCCTCCACCGCCAGTCGATCTCTCTGGTGACGCGCTTCGCGACTGGATGGTGAAGGAGATTCTCGCGACTGACGAGGGAACCGCGCGCTTCTCCAAAGGACCGTATGACCTGCGTTCCGCGAAGAGGGCCATTCCTGTGAGGGGCGGCAAAACCATCAATTTTGTGCTGGGGAAGTAA